One window of Catonella massiliensis genomic DNA carries:
- the rpsD gene encoding 30S ribosomal protein S4 translates to MARDMVPVLKRCRALGIEPMVMGLDKKSNRTAGNSRRKISEYGAQLREKQKAKFIYGVLEKPFRNNFARAKKLKYGTTGENLMILLELRLDNVIFRLGLARTRKEARQMVGHKMVLVNGKQVNIPSYTVAVGDKIEIKEKKKSIQRIKDVLEATNGRLVPAWLEMDRENLTATVKEIPTRDQIDVPVDEVFIVELYSK, encoded by the coding sequence ATGGCAAGAGATATGGTGCCTGTATTAAAGAGATGCAGGGCTCTCGGCATAGAACCAATGGTTATGGGACTTGATAAGAAGTCCAATAGAACTGCAGGTAACAGCAGAAGAAAAATCAGTGAATATGGTGCTCAGCTTCGTGAAAAGCAGAAAGCTAAGTTCATTTACGGCGTATTAGAGAAGCCTTTCAGAAACAATTTCGCAAGGGCTAAAAAGCTTAAATATGGTACAACCGGTGAGAACCTTATGATTCTCCTTGAGTTGAGACTTGATAACGTTATCTTCCGTCTTGGTCTTGCGAGAACAAGAAAAGAAGCAAGACAGATGGTTGGTCATAAGATGGTGCTTGTTAACGGCAAGCAGGTAAATATCCCTTCTTATACAGTAGCAGTAGGCGATAAGATTGAGATCAAAGAGAAGAAGAAGTCTATCCAGAGAATCAAGGATGTCCTTGAGGCAACTAACGGAAGACTTGTTCCGGCTTGGCTTGAGATGGATCGCGAGAACCTTACAGCAACTGTTAAGGAGATTCCAACAAGAGATCAGATAGATGTTCCTGTAGATGAGGTGTTCATTGTCGAGTTGTATTCTAAGTAA
- the rpsK gene encoding 30S ribosomal protein S11, whose amino-acid sequence MASAKGAAKKVTKKRVKKNVERGQAHIQSSFNNTIVTLTDSEGNALSWASAGGLGFRGSRKSTPYAAQMAAETAAKAAVVHGLKSVEVMVKGPGSGREAAIRALEACGIQVVSIKDVTPVPHNGCRPPKRRRV is encoded by the coding sequence ATGGCTAGTGCAAAAGGTGCAGCAAAAAAAGTGACAAAGAAGCGTGTGAAAAAGAATGTCGAGCGCGGACAGGCACACATTCAGTCATCATTTAACAATACAATAGTTACATTAACAGATTCTGAAGGCAATGCTCTTTCATGGGCAAGTGCAGGCGGACTTGGTTTCAGAGGTTCTAGAAAGTCTACCCCTTACGCTGCTCAGATGGCAGCTGAAACTGCAGCAAAGGCTGCTGTTGTTCATGGATTAAAGTCTGTTGAGGTTATGGTTAAGGGACCTGGTTCAGGTAGAGAAGCAGCTATTCGTGCTTTAGAGGCTTGCGGAATTCAGGTAGTTAGCATAAAGGATGTTACTCCGGTACCTCATAACGGATGTAGACCACCAAAGCGTAGAAGAGTTTAA
- the rpsM gene encoding 30S ribosomal protein S13, with the protein MARISGVDLPREKRVEIGLTYIYGIGRAKSNEILTKAAVDPDIRCKDLSDEQVGKIRDVIEESVLVEGDLRREVAMNIKRLQEIGCYRGVRHRKGLPVRGQNTKNNARTRKGPKKTIANKKK; encoded by the coding sequence ATGGCTCGTATTAGTGGTGTCGATTTACCAAGAGAGAAGCGTGTAGAGATTGGTCTTACTTATATCTATGGTATTGGTAGAGCAAAATCTAATGAAATTTTAACAAAAGCAGCTGTTGATCCGGACATTCGTTGCAAGGATCTTTCTGACGAACAGGTTGGAAAAATCCGTGATGTAATTGAAGAATCCGTTCTGGTTGAAGGTGATCTTCGCCGTGAAGTAGCTATGAACATCAAGAGACTTCAGGAGATCGGTTGTTACAGAGGTGTTCGTCATAGAAAGGGGCTTCCTGTTCGTGGACAGAACACAAAGAACAACGCAAGGACAAGAAAAGGTCCAAAGAAGACCATCGCAAATAAGAAGAAATAA
- the rpmJ gene encoding 50S ribosomal protein L36 — translation MKVRSSVKPICEKCKVIKRKGAIRIICENPKHKQRQG, via the coding sequence ATGAAAGTTAGGTCATCTGTGAAGCCAATTTGCGAAAAATGCAAGGTTATCAAGAGAAAGGGTGCAATCAGAATTATCTGTGAGAACCCAAAACACAAGCAGAGACAGGGATAA
- a CDS encoding alpha-amylase family glycosyl hydrolase, with product MWAYEKVFYQFYPMGFCGAPFENDGNLEHRILKVIDFIPHLKKIGIGAVYFSPIFESDTHGYNTRDYRKIDVRLGTNEDFKKVCEELHKEGIRVILDGVFNHVGRGFFGFKDVLEKRENSQYKDWFNINFGGNSNYNDGLWYEGWEGHYDLVKLNLKNPAVTDYLIESVRGWVKEFDIDGLRLDVAYMVDRDFLKRLRYETSQMKPEFFLGGEMIGGDYNQIMNDDMCHSATNYECYKGIYSSLNSMNLFEIMHSLNRQFGDENWTLYRGKHLMSFVDNHDVSRLASILTEEKHLPLAYALMFTMPGIPMIYYGSEWGFKADKKEGDPALRPAFDKPVYNELTEYITKLTKIHNASPVLWYGGFKSLQIANKQCAFLREKDGKRMIIAVNADGNNARLNFHIDNVNGSLTDLITGDKVEFNSGLDLGGFRAYIFEA from the coding sequence ATGTGGGCTTATGAAAAAGTGTTTTATCAATTTTATCCGATGGGCTTTTGTGGTGCGCCATTTGAAAATGACGGGAATCTGGAGCATAGAATACTGAAGGTTATTGACTTCATCCCTCATCTTAAAAAAATAGGAATAGGAGCAGTATATTTTTCTCCTATATTTGAATCCGATACACATGGCTATAATACAAGGGATTATAGGAAGATAGATGTGAGGCTTGGAACCAATGAGGACTTCAAAAAAGTCTGCGAAGAACTTCATAAAGAAGGGATTAGGGTGATACTTGACGGAGTATTTAACCACGTAGGCAGAGGCTTCTTTGGCTTTAAGGATGTACTTGAAAAAAGAGAGAATTCACAGTACAAAGACTGGTTCAACATCAATTTTGGAGGTAACAGTAACTATAATGACGGACTATGGTATGAAGGCTGGGAAGGACATTATGACCTGGTTAAGCTAAATCTAAAGAACCCTGCGGTTACCGACTACCTTATAGAAAGTGTAAGGGGCTGGGTTAAAGAATTTGATATTGACGGACTCAGGCTTGATGTAGCTTATATGGTAGACAGGGATTTCTTAAAGAGACTTAGATACGAAACCAGTCAGATGAAACCTGAATTTTTCCTTGGCGGAGAAATGATAGGTGGAGACTACAACCAGATTATGAATGATGATATGTGCCACTCAGCTACCAACTACGAGTGCTACAAGGGAATTTATTCAAGCCTTAATAGTATGAATCTATTTGAAATAATGCATTCCCTAAACCGTCAGTTCGGTGATGAGAACTGGACCTTATACAGAGGCAAACATCTGATGAGCTTCGTAGACAATCACGATGTATCAAGGCTTGCCAGCATTCTTACTGAGGAGAAGCATCTTCCGCTAGCTTATGCACTTATGTTTACCATGCCTGGTATTCCTATGATATACTACGGAAGTGAATGGGGCTTTAAGGCAGACAAAAAGGAAGGCGACCCTGCACTTAGACCTGCCTTTGATAAGCCGGTATATAATGAGCTTACTGAATATATCACTAAATTAACGAAGATACATAATGCTTCACCTGTGCTCTGGTACGGAGGCTTTAAGTCTTTGCAGATAGCTAATAAGCAATGTGCATTTCTTAGAGAAAAAGATGGAAAGCGTATGATAATTGCAGTAAATGCAGATGGAAACAATGCAAGGCTTAACTTCCACATTGACAATGTGAATGGAAGCCTGACAGACCTTATTACAGGGGATAAAGTAGAGTTTAATTCAGGGCTTGACCTTGGGGGCTTTAGGGCATATATATTTGAGGCATAA
- a CDS encoding WG repeat-containing protein, which yields MYNKILTKAVALVPLTALLINPVQTMAGSNHTYASANNIVAAKKAKYEKEIGIFPDVKAVKSKGKWAIVKTNGKKITGFIYQDVKVEKLNDTYGTIAIAVKKDGKWGFVNELGKETVSPKFDEVKEIMFTGVKVKKDGKWGLVTTDGDVIIPVKYDDIEKFDGAVAKVVLDGKKGLVADGKEIIPPKYDDINDIAHAPYQVKLGDKWGFISETGKEITPVKYDAVTAFADGLAGVKLDGKWGYINQRGEEVITPKYDEIKEFSENRAGVRLEGNWGYIDGSGEEVISPQYDEAGKFDKGLASVSINGRWGLIDKNGELKCKIIYDSIFNNEGMSLIRVDLDGMTGYINRAGKVVIPVRYEEVINYNDEAVVVRAGKKWGAYDSTGKMAVPVNYEGIDNLNVYHDDKKGVTTIYVNATLKKKPVFFSVQAKSQRTVKGEYTYGKWSKPKTKAKVKSNRK from the coding sequence ATGTATAACAAAATATTAACAAAGGCTGTTGCCTTGGTTCCATTGACTGCATTACTTATAAACCCGGTTCAGACTATGGCTGGAAGCAATCACACATATGCTTCAGCGAACAACATAGTTGCTGCAAAAAAGGCGAAATACGAAAAGGAAATAGGGATATTTCCTGATGTAAAGGCTGTCAAGTCTAAGGGCAAATGGGCAATTGTAAAGACTAACGGAAAGAAGATTACAGGTTTTATATACCAGGATGTGAAGGTTGAAAAGCTAAATGATACCTATGGTACTATAGCCATAGCAGTTAAGAAAGACGGTAAGTGGGGCTTTGTAAATGAGCTTGGAAAGGAGACTGTGTCCCCAAAGTTCGATGAAGTTAAAGAAATAATGTTCACAGGTGTAAAGGTTAAGAAAGATGGCAAATGGGGACTTGTTACTACTGATGGGGATGTAATAATTCCTGTTAAATATGATGACATTGAAAAGTTTGACGGTGCTGTAGCAAAGGTCGTACTAGATGGAAAAAAGGGGCTGGTGGCTGATGGTAAGGAGATAATACCTCCTAAATATGATGATATAAATGATATAGCGCATGCTCCGTATCAGGTGAAACTCGGAGATAAATGGGGCTTTATTAGCGAAACCGGAAAAGAAATTACACCTGTAAAATATGATGCTGTGACTGCTTTTGCTGATGGACTTGCTGGAGTAAAGTTAGATGGTAAGTGGGGTTATATCAACCAAAGAGGTGAAGAAGTAATTACTCCAAAGTATGATGAAATAAAGGAGTTTAGTGAAAACAGAGCTGGAGTTAGACTTGAGGGTAACTGGGGATATATAGATGGATCAGGAGAAGAAGTTATATCTCCTCAGTATGATGAAGCAGGGAAATTTGACAAAGGACTTGCTAGTGTTAGTATCAATGGAAGATGGGGCCTAATAGACAAAAACGGTGAGTTGAAGTGTAAAATAATATACGATTCTATTTTCAACAATGAAGGTATGTCGCTTATTAGAGTTGACCTTGACGGTATGACAGGATATATAAACAGAGCAGGAAAGGTTGTTATCCCGGTAAGGTATGAGGAAGTAATAAACTATAATGATGAGGCTGTTGTAGTAAGAGCCGGTAAGAAATGGGGTGCTTATGACAGCACAGGTAAGATGGCTGTTCCTGTAAATTACGAGGGTATAGACAATCTTAACGTATACCATGATGACAAGAAGGGTGTTACAACCATCTATGTAAATGCAACCTTAAAGAAAAAGCCGGTTTTCTTCAGCGTTCAGGCTAAGAGCCAAAGGACAGTAAAAGGTGAGTATACATATGGTAAGTGGTCTAAACCTAAGACAAAAGCAAAAGTAAAATCGAACAGGAAATAG
- a CDS encoding Gx transporter family protein has translation MAKKVSLYGILVSLAFIASYIEVLIPFNFHIPGMKLGLANIAVLVALYTGGAKAGITVSIIRIILVGLTFGNPYSAIYGLSGGVLSLVVMMLLKRTDFFGMIGVSMAGGVAHNIGQLLCAMILLKLPAVFTYLSYLILVGTVTGALIGIIDEEVLKRLKIRLIM, from the coding sequence GTGGCTAAAAAAGTTTCGTTGTATGGAATACTTGTGTCTCTTGCGTTCATAGCAAGCTATATAGAGGTACTTATTCCATTTAACTTTCACATACCGGGTATGAAGCTTGGACTGGCGAATATTGCTGTTCTCGTTGCCTTGTACACAGGTGGGGCAAAAGCAGGGATAACAGTATCAATTATAAGAATCATCCTTGTGGGACTTACCTTTGGCAATCCTTATAGTGCAATATATGGGCTTTCAGGTGGAGTGTTAAGCTTAGTTGTGATGATGCTCCTAAAAAGGACGGACTTCTTCGGAATGATAGGGGTAAGCATGGCAGGAGGGGTAGCACATAATATTGGGCAGCTTTTATGTGCTATGATATTACTTAAGCTGCCTGCGGTATTTACCTATCTATCTTATCTTATACTTGTTGGAACTGTTACAGGGGCACTGATAGGTATAATTGATGAGGAAGTCTTAAAGCGGTTGAAGATTAGGCTTATTATGTAA
- a CDS encoding NusG domain II-containing protein, with translation MDKYKKKRRHDAVLGLVLLVIAAALFAVDVIGASGNDGNKTVVISIDGEKKSEYPLKEDGVYLLEGSHLGTNKLVIKDGKAYIEEASCPDKQCMKQGKISKAGEMLVCLPNRVVIKIVDANEEEPVIDGVSG, from the coding sequence ATGGATAAATATAAGAAAAAAAGAAGACATGATGCCGTTTTGGGATTGGTTTTGCTTGTAATAGCAGCGGCTCTTTTTGCGGTCGATGTAATCGGGGCTTCAGGTAATGATGGAAATAAAACTGTGGTTATCTCAATTGACGGTGAAAAAAAGTCGGAATATCCTCTTAAAGAGGATGGAGTTTACCTTCTTGAAGGTTCTCATTTGGGCACGAATAAACTTGTAATAAAGGATGGGAAGGCTTATATAGAAGAAGCAAGCTGTCCTGACAAACAATGTATGAAGCAGGGTAAAATCAGCAAAGCAGGAGAAATGTTAGTCTGCCTGCCAAACAGGGTGGTAATTAAGATAGTGGATGCAAATGAAGAAGAGCCTGTGATTGACGGGGTTTCAGGTTAG
- a CDS encoding UPF0236 family transposase-like protein: MAREHTKNILESYDDMLSKERDASKYRNKGKRNTSVKTVYGEVEYERRVYQTRLADGTKAHVYLLDRYMGVEKIGLISTNLAEKIANSVAELPYRASAEILSSSTGQVISAGGVWNVTQELGVRISSEEELDVKKMKAFTMYEGWDAEKEKEGRSTLVEKVVFAGMDGSRGFPKRGKL; encoded by the coding sequence ATTGCTAGGGAACACACGAAAAATATCCTTGAAAGTTATGATGATATGCTGTCAAAGGAGAGAGATGCCTCTAAATACAGGAATAAGGGAAAGAGAAATACTTCGGTCAAAACTGTATATGGAGAAGTCGAGTATGAAAGAAGGGTATATCAGACAAGACTGGCTGATGGAACGAAGGCACATGTGTATCTTTTGGACAGGTATATGGGAGTGGAGAAAATAGGCTTAATATCTACCAATCTGGCAGAAAAAATCGCTAATTCAGTTGCGGAACTCCCGTACAGGGCATCTGCGGAGATATTAAGTTCTTCAACAGGACAGGTTATAAGTGCCGGAGGTGTATGGAATGTAACCCAGGAGCTTGGCGTGAGAATATCATCAGAGGAAGAGCTTGATGTGAAGAAGATGAAGGCCTTTACAATGTATGAAGGCTGGGATGCAGAGAAAGAAAAAGAAGGCCGTAGTACTCTTGTAGAGAAAGTGGTATTTGCCGGAATGGATGGAAGCCGCGGATTCCCAAAAAGAGGGAAGCTGTGA
- a CDS encoding WG repeat-containing protein, with amino-acid sequence MSMIVNIFQIGEVFAKPKYNCIWSFHEGMATIIKNGKVGLIDKEGKEVVKSGKYSYIGNFSGGVALVIKNGKEGVINKKGKEIVKPGNYDEIWSFSEGLARIRVGDEETGKFGFIDKKGKEIVEPKYDEADDFSEGLAKVRIGDDETGVYSFIDKKGEEVVKVGAYDYVGNFSEGLVKVRIGDYEKGKYGFADRKGKEIIKPKYDEAGNFSEGLAIVRIGNWEKGYYGFINKKGKEIIKPKYDQVGNFSEGLAKVRKKGKYGFIDRKGKEIIKLKYDKVGNFREGLARIRIGYDETGKWGFVDKKGKEVVKPKYGEVNDFRNGLAQVWIDGKWGFIDKNGKEIVKPKYDAASDFSEGIAPVSLGDNWYIINKKGKVLRKL; translated from the coding sequence ATGAGTATGATAGTAAATATATTTCAGATAGGAGAGGTGTTTGCAAAGCCTAAGTACAATTGTATATGGAGTTTTCATGAAGGTATGGCTACAATAATTAAAAATGGAAAGGTAGGTTTAATAGATAAAGAGGGTAAAGAGGTAGTGAAGTCCGGAAAATATAGTTATATAGGTAATTTTAGTGGAGGAGTAGCTTTAGTAATTAAGAATGGAAAGGAGGGGGTTATAAATAAAAAGGGAAAAGAAATAGTAAAGCCTGGAAATTATGATGAAATATGGAGTTTTAGTGAAGGACTGGCTAGAATAAGGGTAGGAGATGAGGAAACGGGTAAGTTCGGATTTATAGATAAAAAAGGGAAGGAGATAGTAGAACCTAAGTATGATGAGGCAGATGATTTTAGTGAAGGCTTGGCTAAGGTGAGAATAGGAGATGATGAAACAGGTGTGTATAGTTTTATAGATAAAAAGGGAGAAGAGGTAGTAAAGGTCGGAGCGTATGATTATGTAGGTAATTTTAGTGAAGGCTTGGTTAAGGTCAGAATAGGAGATTATGAAAAGGGCAAGTATGGTTTTGCAGACAGAAAAGGTAAAGAGATAATAAAGCCTAAGTATGATGAAGCAGGTAATTTTAGTGAAGGATTAGCTATTGTAAGAATAGGAAATTGGGAAAAAGGCTATTATGGATTTATAAATAAAAAGGGTAAAGAGATAATAAAACCTAAGTATGATCAAGTGGGTAATTTTAGTGAAGGACTGGCTAAGGTACGGAAAAAAGGTAAGTATGGTTTTATAGATAGAAAAGGTAAAGAGATAATAAAACTTAAGTATGATAAAGTAGGTAATTTTAGAGAAGGCTTGGCTAGAATACGGATAGGATATGATGAAACAGGCAAGTGGGGTTTTGTGGATAAAAAAGGAAAAGAAGTGGTAAAGCCCAAGTATGGTGAAGTAAATGATTTTAGAAACGGGCTTGCTCAGGTATGGATAGATGGTAAGTGGGGGTTTATAGATAAAAATGGGAAGGAGATAGTGAAACCTAAGTATGATGCTGCAAGTGATTTCAGCGAAGGAATCGCCCCTGTGAGTTTAGGAGATAACTGGTATATCATTAATAAAAAAGGAAAAGTTTTAAGGAAGCTTTAA
- the asd gene encoding aspartate-semialdehyde dehydrogenase — protein sequence MEKLKVGVLGATGMVGQRFLSLLENHEWFDVVCVAASPRSAGKTYEEAVGDRWKLDTPMPEKVKKLIVENVNDVEKVSSQVDFVFSAVDMTKDEIKAIEEAYAKTETPVVSNNSAHRWTPDVPMVVPELNPEHLEVIKFQQERLGTKRGFIAVKPNCSIQSYAPALHALKEFNPVRVVATTYQAISGAGKNFSDWPEMVGNIIPYIGGEEEKSEQEPLRIWGKIENGVIVKAEAPLITTQCIRVPVLNGHTAAVFVDFEKKPSKVEMIAKWRSFKGLPQELELPSAPKHFIQYLEEDNRPQVSLDVNYERGMGVSIGRLREDSLFQYKFVGLSHNTLRGAAGGAVLIAELLVKQGRIQKK from the coding sequence ATGGAAAAATTAAAAGTTGGTGTGCTTGGCGCAACAGGTATGGTAGGCCAGAGATTTCTTTCTCTGCTAGAGAATCACGAATGGTTTGATGTAGTCTGCGTGGCAGCTTCTCCAAGAAGTGCCGGGAAGACTTATGAAGAAGCAGTTGGAGACAGATGGAAGCTTGATACTCCAATGCCTGAGAAGGTAAAGAAGTTAATTGTTGAAAATGTAAATGACGTAGAGAAGGTTAGTTCTCAGGTTGACTTTGTATTTAGTGCGGTGGATATGACAAAGGATGAGATTAAGGCTATAGAAGAGGCTTATGCAAAGACTGAGACTCCTGTAGTATCCAATAATTCTGCTCACAGATGGACACCTGATGTACCTATGGTTGTGCCAGAGCTTAACCCTGAGCACCTTGAGGTCATCAAGTTCCAGCAGGAAAGACTTGGTACTAAGAGAGGCTTTATTGCAGTTAAGCCAAACTGCTCAATCCAGAGTTATGCTCCTGCACTTCATGCCTTAAAGGAGTTCAATCCTGTAAGAGTAGTAGCTACTACCTATCAGGCAATCTCAGGTGCAGGCAAGAACTTTAGTGACTGGCCTGAAATGGTTGGCAATATCATTCCTTACATCGGAGGAGAAGAAGAAAAGAGTGAGCAGGAACCTCTTCGTATCTGGGGTAAGATTGAAAACGGTGTCATAGTTAAGGCTGAGGCTCCGCTTATTACGACCCAGTGTATAAGAGTGCCTGTACTTAACGGTCATACAGCTGCAGTATTTGTAGATTTTGAGAAGAAACCTTCTAAAGTAGAGATGATAGCAAAGTGGAGAAGCTTCAAGGGACTTCCACAGGAGCTTGAACTTCCAAGTGCTCCTAAGCACTTTATCCAGTATCTTGAGGAGGACAACCGCCCTCAGGTATCTCTTGATGTAAACTATGAGAGAGGAATGGGAGTTTCCATAGGAAGACTTCGTGAAGACAGTCTCTTCCAGTACAAGTTTGTAGGACTTTCCCACAATACGTTAAGAGGAGCAGCAGGTGGAGCAGTGCTTATAGCAGAACTCCTTGTAAAGCAGGGTAGAATTCAGAAAAAATAA
- a CDS encoding DNA/RNA non-specific endonuclease yields MRSFRKIKNNLLILLSVIGLAFAGCNISDLGLFGTSDNVKVYDKNDRSIPVDIKDVPKYRGIPYVEINDNKPSFSEKDKDRVEEYSKLDKLGRCGPAFANVGKELMPTSPRESIRDVRPSGWHTVKYDDILEDRYLYNRCHLIAFMLAGENANERNLITGTRYFNVEGMLPFEIQVADYVKSTGNHVLYRVRPIFKGNDLVARGVQMEAQSVEDGGEGISFNVYCYNVQPGIRINYKDGSSQPESKVQKNKNKNKNKKPYKSNKTKKARKKYGMNVFQKDWYITELDDYDISFLDGNSTSKIKKCEITFVNIC; encoded by the coding sequence ATGCGAAGCTTTAGAAAAATAAAGAATAACCTGCTCATTCTGCTATCTGTAATTGGACTGGCATTTGCAGGCTGTAACATAAGTGACCTTGGTCTATTTGGTACTTCTGACAATGTAAAAGTATATGATAAAAATGATAGAAGTATACCTGTTGATATAAAGGATGTGCCAAAGTACAGAGGCATTCCTTATGTTGAAATAAATGACAATAAGCCGTCATTTTCAGAAAAGGACAAAGACAGAGTAGAGGAATACAGTAAGCTTGATAAGCTAGGCAGATGCGGCCCTGCATTTGCAAATGTAGGCAAGGAGTTAATGCCTACCAGCCCAAGAGAATCAATTAGAGATGTGCGCCCAAGCGGTTGGCATACAGTGAAGTATGATGATATACTTGAAGACAGGTATTTGTACAATAGATGCCACCTGATTGCCTTTATGCTTGCAGGAGAAAATGCAAATGAAAGAAACCTGATAACGGGAACAAGATATTTTAATGTAGAAGGAATGCTGCCTTTTGAGATTCAGGTTGCAGACTATGTGAAGTCTACAGGCAATCATGTTCTTTATAGAGTAAGGCCTATATTTAAGGGAAATGATTTAGTTGCCCGTGGTGTACAGATGGAAGCACAGTCTGTAGAGGATGGAGGCGAAGGAATTTCATTCAATGTATATTGCTACAATGTTCAACCCGGCATAAGGATTAATTACAAAGACGGCAGCAGCCAGCCTGAAAGTAAGGTACAGAAGAATAAGAATAAAAACAAGAATAAAAAGCCATACAAGTCTAATAAGACAAAAAAGGCAAGAAAGAAGTATGGTATGAATGTGTTTCAAAAGGACTGGTACATTACAGAACTTGATGACTATGATATAAGCTTTTTAGATGGTAATAGTACATCAAAAATAAAGAAATGTGAAATCACCTTTGTAAACATTTGCTAA
- a CDS encoding helix-turn-helix domain-containing protein, protein MDEKENYKDIGRRISAIRKKNGMTQEALANMLSVTTKHISHVENGTSMLSLKAFILFCTEFSCSLDYLIFGRNFSNFALPDGINELINVGSEKDRERLFRYLEIFAEISGQKK, encoded by the coding sequence TTGGACGAAAAAGAGAATTATAAGGACATTGGCAGGAGAATATCAGCAATACGTAAAAAAAATGGAATGACTCAGGAAGCTCTTGCAAATATGCTCTCTGTTACAACGAAACATATCAGCCATGTAGAGAATGGTACAAGTATGCTTTCTTTGAAGGCTTTTATCTTATTCTGTACTGAATTTTCATGCAGCCTAGACTATCTTATTTTTGGCAGGAACTTTTCAAATTTTGCTTTGCCTGATGGTATAAATGAGCTGATAAATGTTGGCTCTGAAAAAGATAGGGAAAGGCTTTTCAGGTATCTTGAAATTTTCGCAGAAATTTCAGGCCAAAAGAAATAA